A portion of the Pangasianodon hypophthalmus isolate fPanHyp1 chromosome 20, fPanHyp1.pri, whole genome shotgun sequence genome contains these proteins:
- the omd gene encoding osteomodulin, translated as MGIPSTWSIFSLILLKALCQDYETSYADYETEDETLPEIPSFVVPQETDSYLFRSNECAKECYCPSSYPFAMYCDHRELKVIPDVPSNIRHLYIQFNNIEAITAKPFTNATSLREINLSHNNLRKVGKEAFSKLQHLTQLHLEYNRLEEFPPSLPKTLEILHLGFNKISKIPSNTIQGLINITVLDLCSNRLTDDGIKGKVLSGFKSLMQVNMCNNKLKTMPLNLPASLLQLSLENNSITSIPEGYFRKTPNIMSLRVSHNKIKTIPYKAFNLSQLMELNLGYNQLSQAFFVPKNLEHLYLNHNDYTELNVTLMCPLLDHDSPNMLTYIRLDHNKLRGPVDYYAYTCFPRMKMIYYGEQQTAS; from the exons ATGGGTATTCCCAGTACATGGTCAATATTTTCATTGATTTTGCTCAAAGCATTGTGTCAAGATTATGAAACCAGTTATGCAGACTATGAGACAGAAGATGAAACATTGCCAGAGATTCCTTCATTTGTTGTGCCTCAAGAAACAGATTCTTACTTATTTCGCTCAAATGAATGTGCCAAGGAATGTTACTGTCCCTCCTCTTATCCCTTTGCGATGTACTGTGACCATCGTGAACTTAAAGTAATCCCTGATGTCCCAAGCAACATCCGCCACTTATACATTCAGTTCAACAACATCGAAGCCATTACGGCCAAACCTTTCACCAATGCTACATCTTTGAGAGAAATCAACCTCAGCCACAATAACCTGAGAAAAGTAGGGAAGGAGGCCTTCAGTAAACTTCAACACCTCACACAGCTTCACCTTGAGTACAACAGACTAGAGGAATTTCCACCCTCTTTGCCCAAAACTCTTGAGATACTCCACCTGGGATTCAACAAAATCTCAAAGATACCATCCAACACTATACAAGGcctaataaatattacagtgctTGACCTGTGTAGCAACCGACTTACAGATGATGGTATTAAAGGAAAGGTCCTGTCTGGCTTTAAAAGCCTCATGCAAGTCAACATGTGCAACAACAAACTCAAGACTATGCCCCTTAATCTCCCAGCATCGCTGCTGCAGCTATCACTGGAGAACAACTCCATCACATCTATACCTGAGGGATACTTTAGGAAGACCCCAAATATCATGTCTCTTCGGGTGTCCcataacaaaattaaaacaattccTTACAAAGCCTTTAACCTGTCACAACTCATGGAACTCAACCTGGGATATAACCAACTCTCCCAAGCCTTTTTTGTTCCCAAGAACTTGGAGCATCTGTATCTCAACCACAATGACTACACAG AACTTAATGTCACTCTAATGTGCCCACTGCTGGATCACGACAGTCCCAATATGCTAACCTACATTCGCCTTGATCACAATAAGCTGAGAGGACCTGTGGACTACTATGCCTATACTTGTTTCCCAAGGATGAAGATGATTTATTATGGTGAACAACAGACTGCTAGCTAG
- the aspn gene encoding asporin, which translates to MRVILLFTLLFLCHGKPYKPINIMELMKIHDIMQQDNEIDDDDDDDDDDDNDIEDNFITDCPFGCQCFRRVVQCSDLGLTSVPRNIPVDTLMIDLQNNDITEIKEEDFKKLSHLYALFLVNNQISKIHPKAFQNMGKLRLLYLSYNLLTQIPENLPKNILELRIHDNRINRIQKDAFKGMQFLHVLEMSANPIANSGIELGAFNDMATLYLRIAEARLTAIPKDLPSSLTELHLDYNKIAKVEVEDFIRYKHLLRLGLAFNQIKFVENGSLAYIPKVREIHLDNNRLKNIPPGLNTLKYLQVVYLHANSITSVGVNDFCPTRSKVKKALYSGISLFANPVKYWQIQPATFRCASGHRALQLGNFRRK; encoded by the exons ATGAGAGTGATTTTGTTGTTCACCTTACTTTTCCTGTGCCACGGAAAACCTTACAAGCCAATAAACATCATGGAGTTGATGAAGATTCATGACATCATGCAACAAGACAATGagattgatgatgatgacgatgatgacgacGACGATGATAATGATATTGAAGACAACTTTATTacagactgcccttttggctgCCAGTGTTTCAGAAGGGTTGTTCAATGTTCAGATCTAG gTTTGACATCAGTGCCACGTAACATTCCAGTAGACACGCTAATGATCGATCTGCAAAACAACGATATCACTGAAATCAAGGAGGAAGACTTTAAAAAACTGAGTCATCTCTAT GCCTTGTTTCTGGTTAATAACCAGATTTCAAAGATTCATCCAAAGGCTTTCCAAAACATGGGGAAACTCCGTCTGCTCTACTTGTCATATAATCTCCTGACACAAATACCTGAAAATCTGCCAAAGAACATCTTGGAGCTAAGAATCCATGACAATAGGATCAACAGAATCCAAAAGGATGCATTTAAAGGGATGCAATTCTTGCATGTTCTAG AAATGAGCGCTAATCCTATTGCCAACAGTGGGATTGAACTAGGAGCTTTTAACGATATGGCGACGCTTTACCTGAGAATTGCAGAGGCAAGGCTCACAGCAATACCAAAAG ATCTGCCCTCTTCTCTGACTGAGCTTCACTTGGACTATAATAAGATTGCTAAAGTGGAGGTGGAAGACTTTATCCGATACAAACATTTGCTGAG GCTGGGGTTGGCTTTCAACCAGATCAAATTTGTGGAGAATGGGAGCTTAGCATATATTCCTAAAGTCAGAGAAATTCATTTGGATAACAACAGGCTGAAAAATATTCCCCCAGGTTTGAACACGCTTAAGTATTTACAG GTGGTGTACCTCCATGCTAATAGCATTACCAGTGTGGGAGTGAATGACTTCTGCCCAACAAGAAGCAAGGTAAAGAAGGCTCTCTACTCAGGAATCAGCCTATTTGCCAATCCGGTGAAATACTGGCAGATCCAACCAGCCACCTTCCGCTGTGCATCTGGCCACAGAGCTCTGCAACTCGGCAATTTTAGACGAAAGTGA
- the ogna gene encoding osteoglycin, paralog a, whose protein sequence is MGTRAGTFISTFVFASWVILISGTEQHLSSKEITIPFEEPDLDTWMEKRDTDAFLPADTPDGFVELKPEANASDLPTCLLCVCLTGSVYCEEVDPDMTSVPALPKETAYLYARYNKIKKITAKDFGDIVTLKRIDLTGNLISEIEDGAFMKLTLLEELSLAENRLVKLPMLPPKLMSFNANHNRLKTKGVKVNAFKKLTNLRNLYLAHNELEAVPIIPESVRIFHIQNNNITVVTTDTFCKRNNSYYIRPNINEIRMDGNPVILAKDPNVFICLQSLPIGRYH, encoded by the exons atgGGGACCAGAGCAGGAACGTTTATTTCTACCTTTGTATTTGCGTCATGGGTGATATTAATCTCAGGAACAGAGCAACACTTAAGCTCAAAAGAGATTACAATACCATTTGAAGAGCCTGATTTGGACACATGGATGGAAAAG AGAGATACCGACGCTTTCCTGCCTGCTGACACACCGGATGGCTTTGTAGAACTCAAACCTGAAGCGAACGCTTCTG ACCTTCCAACatgtctgctgtgtgtgtgtctgacggGATCGGTGTACTGCGAGGAAGTCGACCCTGATATGACATCAGTGCCGGCTCTTCCTAAAGAGACAGCCTATCTATATGCTCGTTACAACAAGATAAAAAAGATTACTGCGAAAGACTTCGGAGAtattg TTACACTGAAAAGAATAGATCTGACTGGAAACTTAATTTCGGAGATTGAGGACGGAGCCTTCATGAAGCTGACGTTGTTGGAGGAGCTCTCCCTCGCTGAGAACCGGCTTGTGAAGCTGCCAATGTTACCACCCAAGCTCATGTCATTTAATGCCAATCACAACCGCCTCAAGACCAAAGGAGTAAAAGTCAACGCTTTCAAG AAATTAACCAATCTCAGAAATTTATATCTTGCCCACAATGAGTTGGAGGCAGTCCCAATAATTCCAGAGAGTGTGCGCATTTTTCATATTCAG AACAACAACATAACTGTTGTTACTACTGACACCTTCTGCAAACGCAACAACAGCTACTACATCCGGCCCAACATTAATGAGATCAGGATGGATGGAAACCCGGTGATCCTTGCAAAGGACCCCAACGTGTTCATCTGTCTGCAGTCCTTGCCAATTGGACGGTACCACTGA